From Novosphingobium aureum:
GATCTGGGCGCTCTATCTCGTGCTGCGCGTGGCCGTGCTGTTCGTGCCGGTCGAGCCGACCTCGGACGCCTTGTGGTACGACATGCGCGCAATCGCGCTCTCGTCGGGTCAGGGTTATCTCGACAATGCCGGGGAACCGACCGCGTTCTGGCCACCGGGCTGGCCCATGGCGCTTTCGCTCATATACGCGCAGTTCGGTGTCTCGAAGGTGGCGCTCGGCCTGTTCAATTTGCTCAGCGCGCTGCTCACCGGGGCGCTGACGCTGGCGCTGGGGCGGCGCATCTTCGGCAACGAGGCGGCCGCGCGCATGGGGCTGCTGCTGCTCGCGGTCTATCCCAACGCCATCGGCTACGTGCCGCTCGCGCTGACCGAGGTGTTCTATACGCTGCTGCTGATGACCGGCTGCTGGATTCTCGTGATCCGCGACAAGCGCCTGCAACTGGTCACTGCGGGCGTGATCCTCGGCTTCGCCACACTGGTGAAGGCGCAGACGCTGGTAGTGATCCCGCTGGTCTTCGCGATCGACTGGCTGCGCATGCGCGGGGTCTGGAGCCGCCTGCCGCGGCTGCTGGGCGAAGGCCTGCTGGTGCTGGGCGTCGCCTTGCTGACGGTCCTGCCCTGGACGATCCGCAACCACGAGGTACTCGGCGAATGGGTCCTCGTCTCGACCAATGGCGGCTACACCCTGCTCACCGGCAACCACGATGCGGCAAGCGGAGACTATTCGCCCGAGGGTCCGGCTGTCGAAAGCCTGATCCAGCGCACCGATCTCGACGAAGTCGCGCGCGACCACGAGGCACGGCGGCTGGGCTGGCAATGGATCGCGGACAACCCCGGCAGGTTCCTTGCGCTGGCGCCGAAGAAGCTCGCGCGGCTGTGGCTGCCCGATGGCGAGGCGGAGTGGGCCTATCAGGCCGGTACGCCCGGCTACGAAGATGTAGCCCCGCTGTTTCGCGCCGTGCGATACCTCAACCAGGCCTATTATGGTGCGTTGATGTTGGCCTTCGCCGCGGCCTTCGTGGTGATGCTCATACGCCGTCAACGCGACGGGCAGCGCTGGCCCGGCTGGTGGCTGCTGCCTTATGCCATCGCCGCCTTCCCGAGCGCGATCGCGGTGGTGTTCTCGGGCCAGTCGCGGTTCCACTATCCGGTCATGCCCTTTGTGTGCATGACCGTCGGATGGCTGGCGGTGGCGGGCTGGCAGGCATGGTCGGAGCGGCGCCTCGGCCCGCGCCTGCGCTGAGTGACAAGCCTCCGCTGGAGGATCAGTACAGAACCGGGTTCGCGACCCACAGCACCATGCCGCCGCCCGCACGCTCGAAGACATAGGCAGGCACGGCATCGATATCGAGCGAGAGCGTCTCGTCGCGCGCGAGACCGGTCCAGACCGCGCAGCCGAGCACCATCGCGAAGGCCAGCCCCGCTACGATCCGGCGCTTGCCGGTGCCTGCTCCTGATGACCGCCGGTACCAGCGCGGCATCGTCACTCTCCCCAAGGACATCTCAGTCCCTCTCGAATATCTCTTCTATCGTCTTTTCGAACAGGTCCGCAATGCGAAACGCGAGCGGAAGCGACGGGTCGTAGCGGCCCGTCTCGATCGCATTGACGCTCTGGCGCGAAACCTCGAGACGCGTGGCGAGGTCCTGCTGGCTCCAGCCGCGCTCGGCGCGCAGCACCTTGAGGCGGTTCTTCACGCACACCCCGCATCGCCGAGCGTCAGCTTGTTCCACAAGCCGCCGAGGCCGAGGCCGAAACACCAGATCGGGAAGACCCAGAACAGGGGCAGCGGCGAGACCGTGGTGAACAGCTCGAGGATGCCCCAGACGCTGCATATCGCAAGCGTGACGCCGGTGGCGAACATCGCCTTGCGGACCTCGAGCATGCGCAGGTACTCGTCCTCGAGCTCCGTATAGAAGCGGCCGATCGCCCAGATCATGCCCAGCACGGCAAGTCCGGGCAGCAGCGCGATGGCGACGTTGCCCGCGCTGACCGGCGCCGCCTTGTCGAGCAGGCGACTCGCGGTAAAGATGCCTGCCAGATAGAGCCCGGCAAAGCCGAACAGGCGCACGAAGTAGCGGCGCTGGACCGCGCTCTTCGGGATCAGCCCCACGATCAGCCCCGCCCGGCACGAGCGGCACAGCGCCGCGCCGACGACACCGCGAAGGCAGGCATGGCCACGACGGCGGCGAAAGTCGTCCAGTCGGGCAGGACGTCGAGGATGTTGAGCACGGCCACGGCAAGGATGGCGAGGGCCCAGGTGATGGCAATCCTGATCGGCATGATGACAAGCTCCCTTTCACTTATGTAAAGGGTGTTTGTCATAAATACCGCATTCGTGTCAAGCCACATTGACATTAAGGACAGCTCCCTTGTCTTCCAGACCCTGTCGCCATGGCCAGCGCGTGACGCGTGACTCGGCGGGCAGGCGCTGCTAAGGCTGGCGCCACCATGACCAAGCGTGTGACTACCACCACGACCACTACCACCCGGCGCGCCCGGGCACGGCTGGTCGCGGCCTGAACACGCGTACCGCCGCTGCCCGGGCTTCGGGCGGAGCGGCGTCATCCTCCCGAAACATCGCCCCCTCACCCGATGCCCGGCCTTGCCGCTGTGGTCCGCCTTGTGCCAAAGGCCGCCCGAGCAGCGCCGCGAAGGCCCATGAGCGAAAGACAAGTCCGATGTCCGAGATGATCAAGATCAGCCTGCCCGACGGTTCGGTGCGCGAAATGCCCGAAGGCTCGACCCCTGCGGACGTCGCCGCCGCGATCGGCCCCGGCCTCGCCAAGGCCGCCATCGCCGCCCGGATCGACGGCGAGTTGGTCGACCTCTCGCGCCCCTTCGCGGGCGACGCCGCGCTCGCGCTGGTCACCGCGAAGGACGAGGCCGAGGCGCTCGA
This genomic window contains:
- a CDS encoding glycosyltransferase family 39 protein, producing the protein MSAEVIRFPTPPSRMALRLEWFAQDRSVLLAIWALYLVLRVAVLFVPVEPTSDALWYDMRAIALSSGQGYLDNAGEPTAFWPPGWPMALSLIYAQFGVSKVALGLFNLLSALLTGALTLALGRRIFGNEAAARMGLLLLAVYPNAIGYVPLALTEVFYTLLLMTGCWILVIRDKRLQLVTAGVILGFATLVKAQTLVVIPLVFAIDWLRMRGVWSRLPRLLGEGLLVLGVALLTVLPWTIRNHEVLGEWVLVSTNGGYTLLTGNHDAASGDYSPEGPAVESLIQRTDLDEVARDHEARRLGWQWIADNPGRFLALAPKKLARLWLPDGEAEWAYQAGTPGYEDVAPLFRAVRYLNQAYYGALMLAFAAAFVVMLIRRQRDGQRWPGWWLLPYAIAAFPSAIAVVFSGQSRFHYPVMPFVCMTVGWLAVAGWQAWSERRLGPRLR
- a CDS encoding helix-turn-helix transcriptional regulator; the protein is MKNRLKVLRAERGWSQQDLATRLEVSRQSVNAIETGRYDPSLPLAFRIADLFEKTIEEIFERD